One Streptomyces sp. CG4 genomic window, ACGTGGGCACATTGCCGAACCCGAACCACGGGTTGTGCTTCTGCGCGTAGTCGCCGCTGCTGCAATCCGTCGCACCGTCGCTGGGCAGCGACTCGTTGTAGCTGGCCCAGGTACGGCCGGCGTCGATCACCTCGGACGCCAGGTTCGGGGCCGACGAGAAGCCCGGATCGACACAACTGTCGTCCGTGACTCCCTGCGTCGAACCGGAGAACAGGGCGTAGTAGTTGGGCTGGCTCGGGTGGGTCTCGGCGTACGACTGCGTCAGGCTGGCACCTCCCGAGACCAGCGAGTTGATGTACGGGGCTTTGGAGGAGCCGATGACCTGGCTGTACGCGTGGTTCTCCATGACCACGACGACCACGTGATCCGGAGTCGGCACGGCGCCCGCGGCGTGCGCGGACCCTTCGCCGACCCCGGTCCACAGCCCGACCGCGGCCGCGGCGAGGGCCGCTGAGGACGCCACGACGGTACGGGCACGGCGGTACACGGAACTGCCGGACACATCAACCTCCGGGGTGGGGGATGGGGTTGGTGATGCGGACAGAGCATGCACACGCCAATATTCCCCTGCCTCACGGCACCCAACCGAAAAGGTGAAGACCAGATGAACTGCTGCCTCAAGCCGCGTACGGCGGGAAGGGGACGTGGCGGGTGGTGTCCGCCCGCAGCGGCCGGCGAAAACCCCGGACACCCCATCAAGCAACTGCCCGCCGGACCGAGGACGGACGCCACCCGCCGCGGCACCGACACACAGCGGACCGCAGGCACATGACCACGCACCTGCAGGCACCCACGACGAGACGCGCGCACCCACAGGAACCACGGCCACCCATATGCGGACCGCAGCCACTCACGACGACGCACCCGCACCCACCCACGACACGCACCCGCACCCACAAGGCCCGCAGCCACCCACGACCACGCCCCCGCAGGCCGCAGGCCCCGCAATCCACCCCCCACCCGCACCCCCCACCCCCCCAAGGCCCGCCGCAGGCGTCCGCAGTCACCTCCGCCCGTTCCGGTTAGGCTCTGGCCAGGAAGACCGATATCGCAGGGGAGGCCGAGCATGACGCCGGGCCGCAGGAGCAGCACCTTCACCCGCCTGCTCCGACACGGCTTCACCGACCCCTCCGCCGCAGAGCGCCTCCTGGACGGCCCGGAACTCGCCCCCGTCCGCGACGACCCGTTCCTCCTGGAAGCCCTGGGCGCCACCGCCGACCCCGACCTCGCCCTGCACGGCCTGGTCCGCCTCCTGGAGGCCCAGGACGGCCCCACGGCCCACCGCGAACTGCTGGACACCCTCATCGCGGCCAAGCCCCTCCGCGACCGACTCCTCGGCGTCCTCGGCGCCTCCGCCGCCCTCACCGACCACCTGGCCCGCCACCCCGCCGACTGGCAGGCCCTGGTCATGTACGAGCCGCAGGACCTGCACCCGGGCCTCATGGAGTTCGAACGCGGCCTGGCCGGCGCCACCGACCCCGTCTCCCTGCGCGTGGCCTACCGCCGC contains:
- a CDS encoding alkaline phosphatase family protein, whose protein sequence is MSGSSVYRRARTVVASSAALAAAAVGLWTGVGEGSAHAAGAVPTPDHVVVVVMENHAYSQVIGSSKAPYINSLVSGGASLTQSYAETHPSQPNYYALFSGSTQGVTDDSCVDPGFSSAPNLASEVIDAGRTWASYNESLPSDGATDCSSGDYAQKHNPWFGFGNVPTSSAKTFDEFPTDYSTLPQVSFVTPNLCSDMHDCSVSTGDTWLKDNLGGYASWAKTHNSLLVVTFDEDNRLSGNRIPTVLYGQPVAAGSSSSTTYNHYDLLRTLEDSQGLTSHAGNADSANDITGIWAS